In Chiroxiphia lanceolata isolate bChiLan1 chromosome 2, bChiLan1.pri, whole genome shotgun sequence, a single genomic region encodes these proteins:
- the FAM124A gene encoding protein FAM124A isoform X3, protein MEKQPGGEDDCVDSGAETGGSEYSRMSSTSSELSVEGIQDPFLVSVHIITDPGESKTLQQAIDKLLAWIHPDLQLFRVSERRVPKKRRKPVKAGVSQPALAIILFLQEEYGEEPILQLHETFQRPPWHYHHTELMHGKFLPYMPCSQDFYTLAPETPLWAIRPVHYGKEMIRFTIYCRNENFGDILKLYELILKRPVCQKKADFCIFPVYSNMEIDIQFSLKKLPKGQVPMTTESAVLEFRVKDVGQLVPLLPNPCSPISEGRWQTEDHDGNRILLQQARSWCRKAAKQNKQPYPSLSTDSHFTTLPAFLPQSHLSVSEQPQEMGQKKGKCVLLVNGSSGSTLSIQKVPC, encoded by the exons gtgAACTTTCTGTGGAAGGCATACAAGACCCATTCCTTGTTAGTGTACATATTATCACAGACCCAGGTGAATCCAAGACTCTTCAGCAAGCCATCGATAAGCTTCTAGCCTGGATCCATCCAGACCTCCAGCTGTTCCGAGTCTCAGAAAGACGAGTGCCCAAGAAGCGCAGGAAGCCAGTTAAGGCTGGTGTTTCTCAGCCAGCCCTTGCCATCATTCTGTTTCTGCAGGAGGAGTATGGAGAAGAACCAATCTTGCAGCTCCATGAAACCTTTCAGCGGCCACCTTGGCATTACCACCACACAGAGCTAATGCATGGGAAATTCCTCCCTTACATGCCTTGCAGCCAAGACTTTTACACTTTGGCTCCAGAGACTCCTCTGTGGGCCATTCGCCCAGTGCACTACGGGAAAGAAATGATCCGCTTCACCATATACTGCAGGAATGAAAACTTTGGGGACATTTTGAAATTGTATGAGTTAATATTGAAAAGACCTGTATGTCAGAAAAAAGCagacttttgtatttttcctgtctATTCTAACATGGAAATAGACAttcaattttctttaaagaaacttCCAAAGGGCCAGGTGCCAATGACGACAgagtcagcagtgctggagtTCAGAGTAAAAGATGTGGGGCAGCTTGTGCCTCTCTTGCCCAACCCATGCAGCCCCATCAGTGAAGGCAGATGGCAGACAGAAGACCATGATGGAAATAGGATCCTTTTGCAG caAGCACGCAGTTGGTGTAGGAAGGCTGCAAAGCAGAACAAGCAACCGTATCCATCTCTGTCAACAGATTCCCACTTCACCACTCTGCCAGCCTTTCTTCCTCAGAGCCACCTATCTGTCTCTGAACAACCACAAGAAATGGGTCAAAAAAAG GGCAAATGTGTTCTACTTGTGAATGGCAGCAGTGGGTCCACCTTGAGCATACAGAAGGTTCCTTGCTGA
- the FAM124A gene encoding protein FAM124A isoform X1 has protein sequence MEKQPGGEDDCVDSGAETGGSEYSRMSSTSSELSVEGIQDPFLVSVHIITDPGESKTLQQAIDKLLAWIHPDLQLFRVSERRVPKKRRKPVKAGVSQPALAIILFLQEEYGEEPILQLHETFQRPPWHYHHTELMHGKFLPYMPCSQDFYTLAPETPLWAIRPVHYGKEMIRFTIYCRNENFGDILKLYELILKRPVCQKKADFCIFPVYSNMEIDIQFSLKKLPKGQVPMTTESAVLEFRVKDVGQLVPLLPNPCSPISEGRWQTEDHDGNRILLQQARSWCRKAAKQNKQPYPSLSTDSHFTTLPAFLPQSHLSVSEQPQEMGQKKVHPKNGLGHYLGFSQEDLRHSDGGDFTHRSSSASSISWSFQRSRSLFCLPTVNSSSASETFHFSEPFHFLNAGSTATRLKTWKCSPKLNIDDLEGAQETDVDTGMKLSFSDLSVVSAYSSLNGFCSELADSLPLQKQTVSKAKQAATSGRPVSVMCNTFESVDDSLRSISEWSSSSFTSASPTKHHKQSLRAAPCSLDNHACPASPVNEEEFYI, from the exons gtgAACTTTCTGTGGAAGGCATACAAGACCCATTCCTTGTTAGTGTACATATTATCACAGACCCAGGTGAATCCAAGACTCTTCAGCAAGCCATCGATAAGCTTCTAGCCTGGATCCATCCAGACCTCCAGCTGTTCCGAGTCTCAGAAAGACGAGTGCCCAAGAAGCGCAGGAAGCCAGTTAAGGCTGGTGTTTCTCAGCCAGCCCTTGCCATCATTCTGTTTCTGCAGGAGGAGTATGGAGAAGAACCAATCTTGCAGCTCCATGAAACCTTTCAGCGGCCACCTTGGCATTACCACCACACAGAGCTAATGCATGGGAAATTCCTCCCTTACATGCCTTGCAGCCAAGACTTTTACACTTTGGCTCCAGAGACTCCTCTGTGGGCCATTCGCCCAGTGCACTACGGGAAAGAAATGATCCGCTTCACCATATACTGCAGGAATGAAAACTTTGGGGACATTTTGAAATTGTATGAGTTAATATTGAAAAGACCTGTATGTCAGAAAAAAGCagacttttgtatttttcctgtctATTCTAACATGGAAATAGACAttcaattttctttaaagaaacttCCAAAGGGCCAGGTGCCAATGACGACAgagtcagcagtgctggagtTCAGAGTAAAAGATGTGGGGCAGCTTGTGCCTCTCTTGCCCAACCCATGCAGCCCCATCAGTGAAGGCAGATGGCAGACAGAAGACCATGATGGAAATAGGATCCTTTTGCAG caAGCACGCAGTTGGTGTAGGAAGGCTGCAAAGCAGAACAAGCAACCGTATCCATCTCTGTCAACAGATTCCCACTTCACCACTCTGCCAGCCTTTCTTCCTCAGAGCCACCTATCTGTCTCTGAACAACCACAAGAAATGGGTCAAAAAAAGGTACATCCCAAGAACGGCCTTGGTCATTATCTTGGTTTCTCCCAAGAGGACTTGAGACACAGTGATGGGGGAGACTTCACGCACAGATCCAGCAGTGCCTCCAGCATTTCATGGTCATTTCAACGAAGCAGGTCTCTGTTCTGCTTGCCCACAGTGAACTCCTCTTCAGCATCAGagacatttcatttcagtgaaccatttcattttttaaatgctgggTCAACTGCAACCAGgttaaaaacatggaaatgcAGTCCCAAGCTTAACATTGATGACTTGGAAGGTGCCCAGGAGACTGATGTGGATACAGGGATGAAGCTGTCCTTCTCAGACCTGTCTGTGGTTTCTGCATACTCTTCCCTTAATGGATTTTGCAGTGAGTTGGCAGACTCTCTTCCCCTACAGAAACAAACTGTCAGTAAGGCTAAACAGGCGGCCACCAGTGGGAGGCCTGTGTCAGTCATGTGCAATACTTTTGAGTCAGTTGATGATTCATTGCGTTCTATTTCTGAATGGTCTTCCAGCTCTTTCACATCAGCATCTCCCACCAAGCATCACAAACAGTCCTTGAGAGCAGCTCCATGTTCTCTGGACAATCATGCTTGCCCAGCTTCACCAGTTAATGAAGAAGAATTTTACATCTGA
- the FAM124A gene encoding protein FAM124A isoform X4 has protein sequence MEKQPGGEDDCVDSGAETGGSEYSRMSSTSSELSVEGIQDPFLVSVHIITDPGESKTLQQAIDKLLAWIHPDLQLFRVSERRVPKKRRKPVKAGVSQPALAIILFLQEEYGEEPILQLHETFQRPPWHYHHTELMHGKFLPYMPCSQDFYTLAPETPLWAIRPVHYGKEMIRFTIYCRNENFGDILKLYELILKRPVCQKKADFCIFPVYSNMEIDIQFSLKKLPKGQVPMTTESAVLEFRVKDVGQLVPLLPNPCSPISEGRWQTEDHDGNRILLQVPASHKCNMTMERKVRAVSGVYWCYYPLRKVQSVCARALGPKGLPCLQLWTPER, from the exons gtgAACTTTCTGTGGAAGGCATACAAGACCCATTCCTTGTTAGTGTACATATTATCACAGACCCAGGTGAATCCAAGACTCTTCAGCAAGCCATCGATAAGCTTCTAGCCTGGATCCATCCAGACCTCCAGCTGTTCCGAGTCTCAGAAAGACGAGTGCCCAAGAAGCGCAGGAAGCCAGTTAAGGCTGGTGTTTCTCAGCCAGCCCTTGCCATCATTCTGTTTCTGCAGGAGGAGTATGGAGAAGAACCAATCTTGCAGCTCCATGAAACCTTTCAGCGGCCACCTTGGCATTACCACCACACAGAGCTAATGCATGGGAAATTCCTCCCTTACATGCCTTGCAGCCAAGACTTTTACACTTTGGCTCCAGAGACTCCTCTGTGGGCCATTCGCCCAGTGCACTACGGGAAAGAAATGATCCGCTTCACCATATACTGCAGGAATGAAAACTTTGGGGACATTTTGAAATTGTATGAGTTAATATTGAAAAGACCTGTATGTCAGAAAAAAGCagacttttgtatttttcctgtctATTCTAACATGGAAATAGACAttcaattttctttaaagaaacttCCAAAGGGCCAGGTGCCAATGACGACAgagtcagcagtgctggagtTCAGAGTAAAAGATGTGGGGCAGCTTGTGCCTCTCTTGCCCAACCCATGCAGCCCCATCAGTGAAGGCAGATGGCAGACAGAAGACCATGATGGAAATAGGATCCTTTTGCAG GTACCTGCAAGCCACAAGTGCAACATGACCATGGAAAGAAAAGTGCGTGCAGTCTCTGGTGTGTACTGGTGTTACTATCCCCTAAGAAAGGTGCAAAGTGTTTGTGCCCGTGCATTGGGTCCCAAAGGCCTCCCCTGTCTTCAGCTCTGGACTCCAGAAAGGTGA